A portion of the Francisella uliginis genome contains these proteins:
- the purH gene encoding bifunctional phosphoribosylaminoimidazolecarboxamide formyltransferase/IMP cyclohydrolase: MSKIKRVLISVSDKTGIVDFAKELAKYNIEILSTGGTSKALKEAGLNVKDVSEHTNFPEIMNGRVKTLHPLIHGGILADRDNSEHLQAMQDNNIGQIDMVVVNLYPFVNTVKSGADFDTCIENIDIGGPSMVRSCAKNHKHTAIVTNPNQYETVITEMAQNDGQTTLQTRKEFAKEAFAHTAEYDSHIANWFSKELDEEYPEKLFSVGTLKQVLRYGENPHQKAAVYSTDTDCVSITNAKQLQGKELSYNNLNDADGAFEMVCEYSEPSCAIIKHANPCGIASGKNAHKAWKKALACDPISAFGGIVAFNCEVDKEFAESLGKMFLEVIIAPSYTQEALEVLTAKKNLRVLETGKVFDTKSSRMISKNIHGGILSQSYDNGGVDINDCKVVTDRAPTDKEWADLMFAWKAVKYVKSNAIVYARDTQTVGIGAGQMSRVDSARIGAEKAEAHEGAKNSAVASDAFFPFADGLEECIKAGATAVIQPGGSKNDQEVIDAANKAGITMVFTGMRHFRH, translated from the coding sequence ATGTCGAAAATAAAAAGGGTTCTAATATCTGTTTCAGATAAAACAGGTATTGTCGATTTTGCCAAAGAATTAGCTAAATATAATATAGAAATTCTATCAACCGGAGGAACATCAAAAGCCCTAAAAGAAGCAGGTCTTAATGTCAAAGATGTATCTGAACATACTAACTTCCCAGAGATTATGAATGGACGTGTAAAGACACTTCATCCTCTTATCCACGGAGGCATCTTAGCAGATAGAGATAATTCAGAACACCTTCAAGCAATGCAAGATAACAATATTGGCCAAATAGATATGGTTGTTGTTAACTTATACCCTTTTGTTAATACAGTTAAATCTGGCGCTGATTTTGATACATGTATCGAAAATATTGATATTGGTGGACCATCAATGGTTCGCTCATGTGCGAAAAACCATAAGCATACAGCTATAGTTACAAACCCAAACCAATATGAAACTGTAATAACAGAAATGGCTCAAAATGATGGTCAAACAACTCTACAAACACGTAAAGAGTTTGCTAAAGAAGCTTTTGCTCATACTGCTGAATATGATAGTCATATTGCAAATTGGTTTAGCAAAGAGTTAGATGAAGAGTATCCAGAAAAGCTTTTCTCAGTAGGAACTCTTAAGCAAGTCCTAAGATATGGTGAAAACCCACATCAAAAAGCTGCTGTATATTCTACAGATACAGATTGTGTAAGCATCACAAATGCTAAGCAACTACAAGGTAAAGAGCTATCATACAATAATTTAAATGATGCTGATGGTGCATTTGAAATGGTTTGTGAATACTCTGAACCATCTTGTGCAATTATCAAACATGCTAACCCTTGCGGCATAGCTTCTGGCAAAAATGCTCATAAGGCTTGGAAAAAAGCTTTAGCTTGTGATCCAATTTCAGCATTTGGTGGTATTGTTGCATTTAACTGTGAGGTTGATAAAGAATTTGCTGAGTCTTTAGGCAAAATGTTTTTAGAAGTAATAATTGCTCCTAGCTATACTCAAGAAGCCTTAGAGGTTTTAACTGCTAAGAAAAACTTACGTGTACTAGAGACAGGTAAAGTTTTTGATACAAAATCATCACGCATGATAAGCAAAAACATTCATGGTGGAATACTATCACAATCTTATGATAATGGTGGTGTAGATATTAATGACTGTAAAGTTGTTACAGATAGAGCTCCCACAGATAAAGAATGGGCTGATTTAATGTTTGCATGGAAAGCTGTTAAATATGTCAAATCAAACGCTATTGTATATGCTCGAGATACTCAAACAGTTGGTATTGGTGCTGGACAGATGTCTCGTGTAGATTCTGCTAGAATTGGGGCTGAGAAAGCCGAAGCTCATGAAGGTGCTAAAAACTCAGCTGTTGCATCTGATGCTTTCTTTCCATTCGCTGATGGTCTAGAGGAATGTATCAAAGCTGGTGCAACTGCAGTAATTCAACCAGGTGGATCTAAGAATGATCAAGAAGTTATCGATGCTGCTAATAAAGCTGGTATAACTATGGTCTTCACAGGAATGAGACATTTTAGACATTAA
- a CDS encoding adenylosuccinate synthase, translated as MSKIVIVGAQWGDEGKGKIADTLAEKSDLVVRYQGGNNAGHTLVVDGKKTFLHLIPSGVLHKHTKCVIGHGVVLDPVALDSEIARLQETGINISADNLFVSESCTVITSYHKLLDAVRENSTTEKIGTTGKGIGPAYEDKVSRKAIKFKHLFDKDLLRSRLEISLAEKETLFRDLYKVEYPSIDEEFERLYSLGQKLKQYAKDTFSIIDSAISEGKNIVYEGAQGVLLDVDYGTYPFVTSSNTSVAGVYSGATTAGSDLDHVIGITKAYTTRVGEGPFPTELFDDVGNFIQSKGGEIGVTTGRTRRCGWLDLPLLKYSAKCSNLTSIALTKVDVLSDMDTLKICIGYKYEGKEIYCAYPGIDLYKVEPILVDLEPFSIDEKVTKNNMPDALVTYLKTIENHIGIPISSLAYGPSREQILFFEDYFKKG; from the coding sequence ATGTCAAAAATTGTAATCGTTGGTGCTCAATGGGGCGATGAAGGTAAGGGTAAAATAGCAGATACTTTAGCAGAAAAATCAGATTTAGTTGTACGCTATCAAGGTGGTAATAATGCTGGTCATACACTGGTTGTAGATGGTAAGAAAACCTTCTTACATCTTATTCCATCAGGTGTTTTACATAAGCATACGAAGTGTGTAATTGGTCATGGTGTAGTTCTAGATCCTGTTGCTCTTGATAGTGAGATTGCACGTTTGCAAGAAACTGGTATAAATATCTCTGCAGATAATCTTTTTGTTTCAGAGTCTTGTACTGTTATTACTTCTTATCATAAGTTATTAGATGCTGTTAGAGAAAATAGCACTACTGAAAAAATAGGCACAACAGGCAAAGGAATTGGTCCAGCGTATGAAGATAAAGTATCGCGTAAAGCGATTAAATTTAAACACCTGTTTGATAAGGACTTATTAAGATCAAGATTAGAAATATCTTTAGCTGAAAAAGAGACATTATTTAGAGATTTATATAAGGTTGAATACCCATCAATAGATGAAGAATTTGAAAGACTTTATTCTTTAGGGCAAAAGCTTAAGCAATATGCAAAAGATACTTTTTCGATTATAGATTCAGCTATCTCAGAAGGTAAAAATATAGTCTATGAAGGTGCTCAAGGTGTACTTTTAGATGTTGATTATGGGACATATCCTTTTGTAACATCATCAAACACTTCTGTTGCAGGTGTTTATTCTGGTGCTACAACAGCTGGAAGTGATTTAGATCATGTAATCGGGATTACAAAAGCTTATACAACAAGAGTTGGTGAGGGACCTTTCCCTACAGAGCTTTTTGATGATGTGGGTAACTTTATTCAAAGTAAGGGTGGTGAAATAGGTGTAACTACTGGCAGAACTCGTCGTTGTGGTTGGTTAGACCTACCATTACTTAAATATTCTGCTAAGTGTTCAAACCTTACATCGATTGCTTTGACAAAAGTTGATGTATTATCAGACATGGATACTTTGAAAATTTGTATTGGTTATAAATATGAAGGTAAAGAGATATATTGTGCATATCCTGGTATAGACTTATATAAAGTTGAGCCAATATTAGTTGATTTAGAACCCTTCTCAATTGATGAAAAGGTTACTAAAAATAATATGCCGGACGCTCTTGTAACATACCTTAAGACTATAGAGAATCATATTGGTATTCCCATTTCTTCATTAGCATATGGACCATCTAGAGAACAAATTTTATTCTTCGAAGATTATTTCAAAAAAGGTTAA
- the hpt gene encoding hypoxanthine phosphoribosyltransferase, with protein MSYSAENTNVYITSEQLEAAVTKLAEEINQDYSGQEVTLVCVLKGSFMFFADLVRKLRVDLRTQFITASSYGSGTKSSGEVTLTETSLKEEFVKDKNIIIIEDIVDTGHTYHKLMEGINKYNPKTLKFATLLFKPARLEREVDLDYVCFEIEDKFIVGYGLDFDEKYRELPYIGLIK; from the coding sequence ATGAGTTATTCTGCAGAAAATACTAATGTTTATATAACATCTGAACAACTTGAAGCTGCTGTTACTAAGTTAGCTGAAGAGATCAATCAAGACTATTCTGGTCAAGAGGTTACTCTTGTATGTGTTTTAAAAGGATCATTTATGTTCTTCGCGGACCTTGTAAGAAAGCTAAGAGTAGATCTAAGAACACAATTTATTACAGCTTCATCTTATGGTTCAGGAACAAAGAGCTCTGGCGAGGTAACTCTAACAGAGACATCGCTTAAAGAAGAGTTTGTTAAAGATAAAAATATCATAATAATTGAAGATATCGTTGATACTGGACATACTTATCATAAATTAATGGAAGGTATAAACAAATATAACCCTAAAACGTTAAAATTTGCTACTTTGTTATTTAAGCCAGCAAGGTTAGAAAGAGAAGTGGATCTTGACTATGTTTGCTTTGAAATCGAAGATAAATTCATTGTTGGTTATGGCCTAGACTTTGATGAGAAGTATCGAGAACTTCCTTATATAGGACTTATTAAATAA
- a CDS encoding dienelactone hydrolase family protein, which translates to MIITKEVEYRGDGVLLKGFCAYPDRGSHLPAVLIAPTWAGRDKFACDKAIAIAKKGYLGFAIDLYGDAKVGLSKEENAALMNSLLEDKYALMTRLRTAYSVVKKIPRVDKSNISAIGFCFGGKCVLDMARSNMQLKAAISFHGLLDSTINKEQNIDTKILVLHGYNDPMVPPEQVNRFQQEMDKRKADWQLHTFGNTYHAFTNPSANDFEFGTVFNATSNKRAWKLAEDFLRDAFVSGFPF; encoded by the coding sequence ATGATAATAACAAAAGAAGTTGAATATCGTGGAGATGGTGTATTATTAAAAGGTTTTTGTGCATATCCTGATAGAGGGTCGCATCTACCTGCAGTACTAATAGCTCCAACATGGGCAGGTCGCGATAAATTCGCTTGTGATAAAGCAATAGCAATAGCAAAAAAAGGCTATCTTGGCTTTGCTATAGATCTTTATGGAGATGCTAAGGTAGGATTATCAAAAGAAGAGAATGCTGCTCTAATGAACTCTTTATTAGAAGACAAGTATGCACTTATGACAAGACTTAGAACAGCATATAGCGTAGTAAAAAAAATACCTAGAGTAGATAAGTCAAATATCTCTGCAATTGGCTTTTGCTTTGGAGGTAAATGTGTTCTAGATATGGCAAGATCTAATATGCAGCTAAAGGCAGCTATAAGCTTTCATGGCTTGCTTGATTCAACAATTAACAAAGAACAAAACATCGACACCAAAATACTGGTCTTACATGGTTATAATGATCCAATGGTGCCACCTGAACAAGTTAATAGATTCCAACAGGAGATGGATAAGCGTAAAGCTGATTGGCAATTGCATACTTTCGGTAACACGTACCATGCCTTTACAAATCCAAGTGCTAATGACTTTGAGTTTGGTACTGTTTTTAATGCGACATCAAATAAAAGAGCTTGGAAATTAGCTGAAGATTTTCTTAGAGATGCTTTTGTAAGTGGATTCCCATTCTAA
- a CDS encoding IS982 family transposase: MSTEDFIISVYCLVEDIYQKVIIKRLRSKGPMPKLSDSEVITMEIVGEFSGLNHDKQIWKYFSTHWLEWFPNIGSRKTFVTQASNLSIIKNIMRNNLAKQLGAFSDDIHLFDGFPMPVCHYKRSSKTKLFKSEADYGYCAAKDEKYYGFKGHLLVSMTGIPTTYTFASAEIDERKLLPELVSDIKGLVIADKGLIDFELQGNLIAQGINLQTPLRSNMKDDRDKCFVKMLVSTRRLIETVIGQLTDRFGIANIKARKLWHFSRKVARKILAYTVAYAINLKINPLNPLQFDKIIN; encoded by the coding sequence ATGTCTACAGAGGATTTTATCATCAGTGTTTACTGTTTAGTAGAAGATATTTATCAAAAAGTTATTATTAAAAGATTAAGATCTAAAGGACCTATGCCAAAATTGTCCGACTCGGAAGTTATAACTATGGAGATAGTCGGAGAGTTCTCGGGGCTTAATCATGATAAACAAATATGGAAATATTTTAGTACTCATTGGTTAGAATGGTTTCCTAACATTGGTAGTCGCAAAACCTTTGTAACACAAGCATCTAATCTATCTATAATCAAAAATATTATGCGAAATAACTTAGCTAAACAGTTAGGTGCATTTAGTGATGATATACATTTGTTTGATGGTTTCCCAATGCCTGTGTGCCACTATAAAAGATCAAGTAAAACCAAGCTATTTAAAAGTGAGGCAGATTATGGTTATTGTGCAGCTAAAGATGAAAAGTACTATGGGTTCAAAGGGCACTTGTTAGTTAGTATGACAGGAATTCCAACTACCTATACTTTTGCTTCTGCAGAGATTGATGAAAGAAAGCTTCTTCCTGAGTTAGTTAGTGATATAAAAGGTTTGGTTATAGCCGATAAAGGACTTATAGATTTTGAATTACAAGGTAATTTGATTGCTCAAGGTATTAATCTACAAACTCCTTTAAGATCTAATATGAAAGATGATAGGGATAAATGTTTTGTCAAAATGCTTGTCTCAACAAGAAGGCTTATAGAAACAGTTATTGGACAACTGACTGATAGATTTGGAATTGCTAATATAAAAGCTAGAAAACTTTGGCATTTTAGTAGAAAAGTAGCTAGAAAAATACTGGCTTACACTGTAGCATATGCCATTAACCTAAAAATAAATCCTCTTAATCCATTACAGTTTGATAAAATTATTAATTAA
- a CDS encoding IS5 family transposase, with the protein MNYHIKEVFWSSILSFLKLQKGIHTNDADKLRLFIEAVFYVLRTGCQWRMLPFYYGKYRSIHKRFKDWCDKGIFSRLFKSVQNPDLQEVMLDSTITRAHACSTGYDKDNNQAIGRSVGGVTTKIHAMTDALGNPMEILLSEGKTHDSKVAIDLLQNVYNTKVIADRAYHSNEIREHIQNISSEAVIPCKSNTINPIGFDIQIYKERHLIENFFSKIKHFRRVFSRFDKTVSAYLGMIKLACTFIWLR; encoded by the coding sequence GTGAATTATCATATAAAAGAAGTATTTTGGTCAAGTATTTTATCATTCTTAAAATTACAAAAAGGTATACATACCAATGATGCAGATAAATTAAGATTATTTATTGAAGCAGTATTTTATGTATTACGTACAGGCTGCCAATGGAGGATGTTACCATTTTATTATGGTAAATATAGATCAATACATAAGCGTTTTAAAGATTGGTGTGATAAAGGCATATTCTCTAGATTATTTAAGTCAGTACAAAACCCTGATTTACAAGAAGTTATGCTCGACTCAACAATAACAAGAGCGCATGCCTGTTCTACAGGATATGACAAAGATAACAACCAAGCAATTGGTAGATCAGTTGGAGGGGTAACCACCAAGATTCATGCTATGACTGATGCTTTAGGCAACCCAATGGAAATATTACTATCAGAAGGTAAAACTCATGATAGTAAAGTAGCTATAGACTTACTGCAGAATGTATATAATACAAAAGTTATTGCTGATAGAGCATATCATTCTAATGAGATTAGAGAACATATTCAAAACATATCCTCTGAAGCTGTTATTCCTTGTAAATCAAATACTATAAACCCTATAGGTTTTGATATTCAAATATATAAAGAAAGACATTTGATAGAGAATTTCTTTTCTAAAATCAAACATTTTAGAAGAGTGTTTTCCAGATTTGATAAAACCGTTTCCGCATATCTAGGAATGATTAAATTAGCTTGTACTTTTATTTGGCTACGATGA
- a CDS encoding efflux RND transporter periplasmic adaptor subunit, which produces MINNLKNLKDKIYSSKINYFIFAIVVVVMLKVIISDILAIVAFVYFITNSSFVKSRLHKLKNKQVASVAFIVLVLVIFGGAFAFSEFVSYMVSKKMAEYVPQPTVSTSETVKESSWENVFNTIGQISALQETEISSQSGGIVTKINFTSGEDVKKGDLLFELDTSQLKAELKSKLVTLKLAKITSDRELKLVKQKAVSKEEADKAEADYLSALADVQNIESQIAFKQVRAPFSGRIGIRNINLGEYFQNGDNAGTLTEITPVYVDFQVPQNSVGNINLGGKLQFTTDALPGKTFVAKIIAIDSYVDSSNRSVTVRATYSNKDKKVLPGMFVNVSVNLPTIKKAIIIQRNAISYNIYGQFVYVLVPQKNKDGSIKRASWTDLSKGQLSTVHSDKILYKAKQVEVKVLHTRKNLAVVTGIKAGDIIATSGQNKLQDGDYTIINNSVKLNNNILNTQGNT; this is translated from the coding sequence ATGATTAATAATTTAAAAAATCTAAAAGATAAAATCTATTCTAGCAAAATCAACTATTTCATTTTTGCAATTGTAGTTGTAGTAATGCTAAAAGTTATAATTAGTGACATATTGGCAATTGTAGCTTTTGTGTACTTTATTACCAATAGTAGTTTTGTTAAATCAAGATTACATAAACTTAAAAATAAACAGGTTGCATCTGTAGCATTTATTGTTTTAGTGCTTGTAATATTTGGAGGGGCATTTGCTTTTTCTGAGTTTGTTAGTTATATGGTATCTAAAAAAATGGCTGAATATGTTCCACAGCCAACTGTATCTACAAGTGAGACTGTTAAAGAGTCTAGTTGGGAAAATGTATTTAATACCATTGGACAAATAAGTGCATTACAGGAAACAGAAATCTCATCACAATCTGGTGGTATTGTTACTAAAATTAATTTTACTAGTGGTGAAGATGTTAAAAAAGGAGATTTATTATTTGAACTTGATACCAGTCAACTAAAAGCTGAGCTTAAATCTAAGTTAGTGACTTTAAAGCTTGCAAAAATAACTAGTGATAGGGAATTAAAACTAGTTAAACAAAAGGCTGTTTCAAAAGAAGAAGCCGATAAAGCAGAAGCTGATTATTTATCTGCTTTGGCAGATGTACAAAATATCGAATCTCAAATAGCATTTAAACAAGTTAGAGCTCCTTTTAGTGGTAGAATTGGTATTAGAAACATTAACCTTGGTGAGTATTTTCAAAATGGTGATAATGCTGGAACTTTAACTGAAATTACACCAGTGTATGTGGATTTTCAGGTTCCTCAAAATAGCGTAGGTAATATTAATCTTGGTGGGAAACTTCAGTTTACAACTGATGCATTACCAGGTAAGACTTTTGTAGCGAAAATTATAGCTATTGATTCATATGTTGATTCTTCAAACAGATCAGTCACTGTAAGAGCTACTTATAGTAATAAGGATAAGAAAGTTTTACCTGGAATGTTTGTAAATGTATCAGTAAACCTACCTACTATAAAAAAAGCGATAATAATTCAGAGAAATGCGATTAGCTACAATATATATGGTCAGTTTGTATATGTGCTTGTCCCACAGAAAAATAAAGATGGTTCTATTAAGAGAGCATCTTGGACTGATTTGTCAAAAGGACAATTGAGTACAGTGCATTCTGATAAAATACTATATAAGGCAAAACAAGTAGAAGTTAAAGTTTTACATACTCGCAAAAATCTAGCTGTTGTTACAGGTATTAAAGCGGGTGATATTATTGCAACATCAGGTCAAAATAAATTACAAGATGGTGATTATACAATTATTAATAATAGCGTCAAATTAAACAATAATATACTTAATACTCAAGGTAATACGTAA
- a CDS encoding efflux RND transporter permease subunit, which yields MRFIDIFITKPVLSISLSLMILIVGLGCYFTLQVREFPYVNSANITITTDYYGADPSTMQAFITRKLEASVSKSDGIDYMTSSSTLGVSTITIYVKFGFDPDTTLSQVVQYVNAVSNQLPADAQSPSIQLNPADNFPALVLAFTSDTLSPSAISAYVDNVFTPKIMANGGVSDVNSWGDKPYAMRVFPNTKLMAKYGVTTSDIATSIEANSLITAGGDLKGPYLNYVLSPKTSLTQAKDYKNLVVKKSGNQLIRLGDVAKVDLGSQTYDYSVKINGKDAVQAGIVVASNANQLDVVSDILKQLPEFERTMPKGLKVSVAYNSSTYIQDSIDDVIKTLIEAVIIVSIILFLFLGSLRAIIVPLIAIPLSIIGSFFLMTLMGFSINLLTLLAIILAIGLVVDDAIVVLENIYRNIEEYKLSPFAAAVKGAREIANPVILMTLTLVIVYIPIGFMSGYTGKLFTEFAYSLASSVIISGIVAYTLSPMLCSKILTKESMNTKFARFLEKLFSHITSKYKASLEFVLETKKAIIVCAVIVLLSCFYMFLNIKSELDPTEDQGFISVMGQAPSTAGLNYLDKFSSALYKVMDKEPNKKNIFALDGVMSDTTVFQGFIMTDWSERKTTQAEEAAKIQSDISMIPGLSWYVIQPPSLPGIPRGPSMQFVIQTSDSYPALNSVANKIVEKMKSSGLFVFANSDLIFDDANININIDRNKTGIMGITMNDIAKTLGYSYSEGYLNYFYLDGYSFEVIPRLVRNQIQTTEQLGNIYIKTDSNSNNVLRNQVPLSSIVNFKTFGRPSSLNTFQQLNSATISAVTARGVTTSDALAYMDKLAKTMLPKGYSYDYSGQARTYLQNSSTMMVAFAFAIIMIFLALSAQFGSFIDSLIILVTVPMAISGALLPLYIYQNFNSSWASLNIYTELGLITLIGLISKQGILVVEFANELQIKHGMSKYDAIVKSASQRLRPILMTVMAMAVGVIPLVISSGAGAVSRNCIGIVIFSGLIIGAIFSLFILPVIYIILSTDKAAFVKKQKEQREIIDNLKE from the coding sequence ATGAGATTTATTGATATATTTATAACAAAACCAGTACTATCAATATCTTTGAGCTTAATGATATTAATTGTTGGCTTGGGATGTTATTTTACCTTACAAGTTAGAGAGTTTCCTTATGTAAACTCAGCTAATATTACTATTACAACTGACTATTATGGTGCTGATCCAAGCACTATGCAAGCTTTTATAACACGTAAACTAGAAGCATCTGTTTCAAAGTCTGATGGTATTGATTATATGACATCATCATCAACTTTGGGTGTTAGTACGATTACAATATATGTAAAATTTGGTTTTGATCCTGATACTACATTATCTCAGGTGGTACAGTATGTAAATGCAGTATCAAACCAATTACCGGCAGATGCTCAATCACCATCTATTCAATTAAATCCAGCAGATAATTTTCCAGCGTTAGTTCTAGCTTTTACAAGCGATACCTTAAGCCCATCAGCTATTTCAGCATATGTTGATAATGTTTTTACACCTAAGATTATGGCTAATGGAGGAGTTTCAGATGTCAATTCTTGGGGAGATAAACCTTATGCAATGCGTGTGTTTCCAAATACTAAGCTGATGGCAAAATATGGTGTAACAACATCTGATATTGCTACAAGCATAGAAGCAAACAGTTTAATTACAGCTGGGGGAGATTTAAAAGGACCTTATTTGAATTATGTTCTGAGTCCCAAAACTAGTTTGACACAAGCAAAGGATTATAAAAACCTAGTTGTTAAAAAATCAGGGAATCAGTTAATTAGGTTAGGAGATGTTGCAAAAGTTGATCTTGGATCACAGACATATGATTACTCTGTTAAAATTAATGGTAAAGATGCTGTTCAGGCAGGTATAGTCGTTGCATCTAATGCTAATCAATTAGATGTCGTTAGTGATATTCTTAAGCAATTGCCTGAATTTGAAAGAACTATGCCAAAGGGATTAAAAGTCTCAGTTGCTTATAATAGTTCAACATATATTCAGGACTCTATAGATGATGTTATAAAAACATTAATTGAAGCAGTTATTATTGTATCAATAATATTATTTCTATTTCTGGGATCACTAAGAGCAATTATAGTACCGCTAATTGCTATACCTCTATCAATCATAGGTTCTTTTTTCTTGATGACATTAATGGGGTTCTCGATAAACCTTTTAACATTGTTAGCAATAATTTTAGCAATCGGTTTGGTAGTTGATGATGCTATTGTAGTTTTAGAAAATATTTATAGAAATATTGAAGAGTATAAGTTATCACCCTTTGCAGCAGCTGTTAAAGGGGCAAGAGAAATAGCTAATCCGGTTATCTTAATGACATTAACATTAGTTATTGTGTATATACCTATTGGCTTTATGAGCGGGTATACTGGTAAACTTTTTACTGAGTTTGCTTATTCATTAGCATCATCAGTAATTATTTCTGGAATCGTTGCTTATACATTATCACCAATGCTATGCTCAAAGATTCTTACTAAAGAATCTATGAATACCAAATTTGCAAGATTTCTAGAGAAATTATTCAGTCATATTACTTCTAAATATAAAGCTTCATTAGAGTTTGTGTTAGAAACCAAAAAAGCAATTATTGTTTGTGCCGTTATTGTATTATTAAGTTGTTTTTATATGTTTTTAAATATCAAGTCTGAGCTGGATCCTACTGAGGATCAAGGCTTTATAAGTGTTATGGGACAAGCTCCATCAACCGCAGGACTTAATTATTTAGACAAGTTTAGTTCAGCTTTATATAAAGTTATGGATAAGGAGCCAAATAAAAAAAATATATTTGCACTTGATGGTGTAATGAGTGACACAACAGTTTTTCAGGGCTTTATCATGACTGATTGGAGTGAGAGGAAAACCACTCAAGCAGAAGAGGCTGCAAAGATTCAATCAGATATATCTATGATTCCTGGTTTGAGTTGGTATGTAATTCAACCGCCATCATTGCCAGGAATACCTCGTGGACCATCGATGCAATTTGTTATACAAACATCAGATAGCTATCCAGCTTTAAATAGTGTGGCTAATAAGATTGTTGAGAAAATGAAGAGTAGTGGATTATTTGTTTTTGCTAATAGTGATCTTATTTTTGATGATGCAAATATTAATATTAATATTGATAGAAATAAAACTGGTATTATGGGCATAACTATGAATGATATCGCTAAAACTTTAGGGTATTCATATTCAGAAGGATATTTAAACTATTTCTATTTAGATGGCTATAGTTTTGAAGTTATACCAAGACTAGTTAGAAATCAAATACAAACAACTGAGCAATTAGGTAATATATATATCAAAACTGATTCAAATAGTAATAATGTTTTAAGAAATCAAGTACCTCTGTCATCTATAGTAAATTTTAAAACATTTGGTCGTCCATCAAGCTTAAATACATTCCAGCAGCTAAATTCAGCTACAATATCAGCAGTAACAGCCCGAGGTGTAACGACTAGTGATGCTCTAGCATATATGGATAAGCTAGCAAAAACTATGCTACCTAAAGGCTATTCTTATGATTATTCTGGTCAGGCTAGAACGTATCTTCAGAATAGTAGTACAATGATGGTTGCCTTTGCATTTGCAATTATCATGATATTTTTAGCACTATCTGCTCAATTTGGAAGCTTTATAGACTCATTAATAATTTTGGTTACTGTTCCTATGGCTATTTCTGGAGCTTTACTACCTCTATATATTTATCAGAATTTCAACTCCAGTTGGGCTTCACTTAACATATACACAGAGCTTGGTCTTATAACCTTGATTGGACTAATCTCTAAACAAGGTATTTTAGTTGTAGAGTTTGCCAATGAATTACAAATTAAACATGGTATGAGTAAGTATGATGCTATTGTGAAATCAGCATCACAGCGTTTACGTCCAATTTTGATGACAGTTATGGCAATGGCAGTAGGAGTTATACCTTTGGTAATATCATCAGGGGCAGGTGCTGTAAGTCGTAATTGTATTGGGATAGTTATATTTAGTGGCTTGATTATTGGTGCGATATTTTCATTATTTATTTTACCTGTTATTTATATAATATTATCAACAGATAAAGCTGCTTTTGTGAAAAAACAAAAAGAGCAACGTGAAATTATTGATAATCTTAAAGAATAA